In Silene latifolia isolate original U9 population chromosome X, ASM4854445v1, whole genome shotgun sequence, the following proteins share a genomic window:
- the LOC141622243 gene encoding endoglucanase 25-like, protein MYGRDPWGGAMEINGGDSATDDDRSRNLHEYDRAALTSSRQLDETQQSWLLGPSEQKKKTKYVDLGCLVVSRKIFVWTVGSILGVGLIIGFIALIVKLAPKHHPKAPPPDNYTIALRKALMFFNAQKSGKLPKHNNVSWRGNSCMNDGKSDTGTIFKDLKGGFYDAGDAIKFNFPASFAMTMLSWSVIEYSAKYEAAGELNHVKETIKWGTDFFLKTFNSSADTIDKLVAQVGVGDTSHGSTTPNDHYCWMRPEDIDYTRPVTECSSCSDLAAEMAAALAAASIVFKEDKPYSLKLVHGAKTLFDFGRRQRGRYSERGSDAEIFYNSTMYWDEFVWGGAWLYYATGNNTYLSLATHPTMAKHAGAFWGGPDYGVLSWDNKLAGAQVLMSRLRLFLSPGYPYEEMLQAYHNQTGIIMCSYLPYFNSFNRTKGGLIQLNHGRPQPLQYVVNAAFLATLFSDYLDTSDTPGWRCGPNFYTSDVLREFARTQIDYILGKNPKKMSYLVGFGNHYPKQVHHRGASIPKNKIKYNCKGGWKWRDSKKSNPNNIIGAMVAGPDNHDGFHDVRMNYNYTEPTIAGNAGLVASLVALSGDKSLGIDKNTMFSSVPPMFPNPPPPPAPWKP, encoded by the exons atgtacGGCCGAGATCCATGGGGTGGAGCAATGGAAATCAACGGCGGAGATTCCGCAACAGACGACGACCGTAGTCGTAACCTCCACGAATACGACAGAGCAGCGCTGACGTCATCTCGCCAGCTAGACGAAACACAGCAGAGCTGGCTGCTGGGCCCCAGTGAACagaagaagaagacgaagtaCGTGGATCTAGGGTGTTTGGTTGTTAGTCGGAAGATATTTGTATGGACAGTTGGATCGATTTTGGGCGTTGGTTTGATTATAGGGTTTATTGCTCTTATTGTTAAGCTTGCGCCTAAACATCATCCTAAAGCGCCGCCGCCGGATAATTATACGATTGCGTTGAGGAAAGCGCTTATGTTCTTCAATGCTCAGAAAT CGGGTAAATTACCGAAACATAACAATGTTTCATGGAGGGGTAATTCATGTATGAATGACGGCAAATCTGATACTGGTACTATTTTCAAGGATCTGAAGGGCGGATTCTATGATGCTGGGGATGCGATCAAGTTCAATTTTCCTGCCTCTTTTGCTATGACCATGTTGAGTTGGAGTGTGATCGAGTACAGTGCCAAGTATGAGGCAGCTGGAGAGCTCAATCATGTTAAGGAAACTATTAAGTGGGGAACGGATTTCTTTCTCAAGACCTTTAATTCGTCTGCGGATACTATTGATAAGCTTGTAGCACAG GTTGGGGTTGGTGATACGTCCCATGGGAGCACAACTCCTAACGATCATTACTGTTGGATGCGCCCCGAAGATATTGACTACACACGCCCTGTAACAGAATGTAGCAGTTGCTCAGACCTTGCTGCTGAAATGGCTGCTGCCTTGGCCGCGGCCTCTATCGTTTTCAAGGAGGACAAGCCGTATTCTCTGAAACTTGTGCATGGAGCTAAGACACTATTTGATTTCGGAAGAAGGCAAAGGGGTAGATACAGTGAACGTGGTTCAGATGCTGAAATTTTTTATAATTCTACTATGTACTGGGATGAATTCGTTTGGGGTGGGGCTTGGTTGTATTATGCTACGGGAAACAATACATACCTTTCGCTTGCAACTCATCCAACAATGGCTAAGCATGCTGGTGCATTCTGGGGAGGTCCAGATTATGGTGTGCTAAGCTGGGATAACAAGCTTGCTGGCGCTCAA GTGCTTATGAGTCGTCTGAGATTGTTCTTGAGTCCGGGTTATCCCTACGAAGAAATGCTTCAAGCCTACCACAACCAAACTGGAATTATTATGTGTTCCTACTTGCCGTATTTCAATAGCTTTAACAGAACAAAAG GGGGTTTGATCCAGCTGAATCATGGGCGACCACAACCTCTTCAGTATGTAGTAAATGCCGCTTTCCTGGCTACCCTGTTCAGTGATTATCTTGATACTTCTGATACGCCGGGCTGGAGATGTGGTCCCAATTTCTATACAAGTGATGTCTTGCGTGAATTTGCTCGGACTCAG ATCGATTACATTCTCGGCAAGAATCCTAAGAAGATGAGTTATTTGGTTGGCTTTGGTAATCACTATCCAAAGCAGGTGCACCACAGAGGAGCATCTATTCCAAAGAACAAGATCAAGTACAACTGCAAGGGAGGGTGGAAATGGAGGGACAGTAAGAAGTCAAACCCTAACAACATAATTGGAGCCATGGTTGCAGGTCCAGACAATCACGACGGCTTCCATGACGTGCGTATGAACTACAATTACACGGAGCCTACCATTGCTGGAAATGCAGGTTTAGTAGCTTCTCTTGTTGCACTTTCTGGTGATAAAAGTCTCGGAATTGATAAGAATACTATGTTCTCCTCCGTGCCTCCTATGTTCCCAAACCCTCCACCTCCTCCCGCTCCTTGGAAACCTTGA
- the LOC141622244 gene encoding endoglucanase 25-like, with the protein MEINGGDSATDDDRSHKLYQYDQAALTSSRQLDETPQRWLLGPSEQKKKIFIWTVGSILAVGLIIGFIAPPPDNDTVALIVKLAPKHHPNAPPPDNYTVALRKALMFFNAQKLGKLPKHNNVSWRGNSCMNDGKSDAGTIFKDLKGGFYDAGDAIKFNFPASFAMTMLSWSVIEYSAKYEAAGELNHVKETIKWGTDFFLKTFNSSADTIDKLVAQVGVGDTSRGSTNPNDHYCWMRPEDIDYARPVSECSNCSDLAAEMAAALAAASIVFKDNKPYSLKLVHGAKTLFDFGRRRRGRYSKRGSDAEIFYNSTMYWDEFVWGGAWLYYATGNNTYLSLATHPSMAKHAGAFRGDPDYGVLSWDNKLAGAQVLMSRLKLFLNPGYPYEEMLQAYHNQTAIIMCSYLPYFNIFKRTKGGLIQLNHGRPQPLQYVVNAAFLATLFSDYLDTSDTPGWRCGPNFYTSDVLREFARTQIDYILGKNPKKMSYLVGFGNHYPKQVHHRGASIPKNKIKYNCKGGWKWRDSKKSNPNNIIGAMVAGPDNHDGFHDVRTNYNYTEPTIAGNAGLVASLVALSGDKSLGIDKNTMFSSVPPLFPNPPPPPAPWKP; encoded by the exons ATGGAGATCAACGGCGGAGATTCAGCCACAGACGACGACCGAAGTCATAAACTCTACCAATACGACCAAGCAGCGCTGACGTCATCACGCCAGCTAGACGAAACACCGCAGAGGTGGCTACTGGGCCCCAGTgaacagaaaaagaaaatatttatatgGACAGTTGGATCaatcttggccgttggtttgatTATAGGATTTATTGCGCCGCCACCGGATAATGATACTGTTGCGCTTATTGTTAAGCTTGCGCCGAAACATCATCCTAATGCGCCGCCGCCGGATAATTATACTGTTGCTCTTAGGAAAGCGCTTATGTTCTTCAATGCTCAGAAAT TGGGTAAATTGCCGAAGCACAACAATGTTTCATGGAGGGGTAATTCATGTATGAATGACGGCAAATCTGATGCTGGTACTATTTTCAAGGATCTGAAGGGCGGGTTCTATGATGCTGGGGATGCGATTAAGTTCAATTTCCCTGCCTCTTTTGCCATGACCATGTTGAGTTGGAGTGTGATCGAGTACAGTGCCAAGTACGAGGCAGCTGGAGAGCTCAATCATGTTAAGGAAACTATCAAGTGGGGGACGGATTTCTTTCTCAAGACCTTTAATTCGTCTGCCGATACTATTGATAAGCTTGTAGCACAG GTTGGGGTTGGTGATACGTCCCGTGGGAGCACAAATCCTAACGATCATTACTGTTGGATGCGCCCTGAAGATATTGACTACGCACGCCCTGTATCAGAATGTAGCAATTGCTCAGACCTTGCTGCTGAAATGGCTGCTGCTTTGGCCGCGGCCTCTATCGTTTTCAAGGACAACAAGCCATATTCTCTGAAACTTGTGCATGGAGCTAAGACACTATTTGATTTCGGAAGAAGGCGAAGGGGTAGATACAGTAAACGTGGTTCAGATGCTGAAATTTTTTATAATTCTACTATGTACTGGGATGAATTCGTTTGGGGTGGGGCTTGGTTGTATTATGCTACGGGAAACAATACATACCTTTCGCTAGCAACTCATCCTTCAATGGCTAAGCATGCTGGTGCATTCCGGGGAGATCCAGATTATGGTGTGCTAAGCTGGGATAACAAGCTTGCTGGCGCTCAA GTGCTTATGAGTCGTCTGAAATTGTTCTTGAATCCGGGTTATCCCTACGAAGAAATGCTTCAAGCCTACCACAACCAAACTGCAATTATTATGTGTTCCTACTTGCCGTATTTCAATATCTTTAAAAGAACAAAAG GGGGTTTGATCCAGCTGAATCACGGACGACCTCAACCTCTTCAGTATGTAGTAAATGCCGCTTTCCTGGCTACCCTGTTCAGTGATTATCTTGATACTTCTGATACGCCGGGCTGGAGATGTGGTCCCAATTTCTATACAAGCGATGTCTTGCGTGAATTTGCTCGGACTCAG ATTGATTACATTCTCGGCAAGAATCCTAAGAAGATGAGTTATTTGGTTGGCTTTGGTAATCACTATCCAAAGCAGGTGCACCACAGAGGGGCATCTATTCCAAAGAACAAGATCAAGTACAACTGCAAGGGAGGGTGGAAATGGAGGGACAGTAAGAAGTCAAACCCTAACAACATAATTGGAGCCATGGTTGCAGGTCCAGACAATCACGACGGCTTCCATGACGTGCGTACGAACTACAATTACACGGAGCCTACCATTGCTGGAAATGCAGGTTTAGTAGCTTCTCTTGTTGCACTTTCTGGTGATAAAAGTCTCGGAATTGATAAGAATACCATGTTTTCCTCGGTTCCTCCTTTGTTCCCAAACCCTCCACCTCCTCCCGCTCCTTGGAAACCTTGA